In the Pseudonocardia sediminis genome, CTCAAGCCCGCGCTCGCGCTGTACACCGTGGACCGGATGCGCGGCGTCGCCGACGCCGAGGCCCCCGAGGTGAAGACCGCCGAGCGGGTGCGCCAGCGCGAGGAGGCCACCGCGACGGTGCGCGAGCTGCTCTCGGGCAACGAGGAGGCGTCCGGGCAGTTCGAGGCCGCACTGCACGCCGCCGCCCTGTGGCTGCGCGGCCGCGAGCGGTCCCGCACCACCGCGGCGATGCTGATCCACGAGCTGCGCCTGCCCGCGCTGGAGCTCGGCCGCCGCGGCGTCGAGGCCGGTCACCTGGACTCCGCCGCGCAGATCTTCATGCTCTTCGCCGACGAGCTGCCCGCCTACCTGAACGATCCGGGGTCGTTCACGCAGACCGTGCGCGACCGGGAGAAGGTCTACCTCGACCTGTTCGACCTGGAGCCGCCGTTCGTCGTCGTCGGGGACGCCCCGCCGACCTCGGAGTGGGTCCGCCGCTCCGGCAAGTCGCACACCGTGGCGCTGACCGGGGAGACGATCCAGGGCGTGTCCGGCTGCACCGGCGTCGTCCGCGGGAAGGCCCGGGTGCTGCTCGACGCGAACGACCCGTCGGCCCTGGAGCCGGACGAGATCCTGGTCGCACCGATCACCGACCCGTCCTGGACGCCGCTGTTCGTGGCGGCCGCCGGCGTCGTCGTCGACGTCGGGGCGCCGTTCTCGCACGCGGCGATCGTCAGCCGCGAGCTCGGCATCCCGTGCGTCGTCTCCGCGACCGACGCCACCGGCCGCATCCCCAACGGCGCGCTGATCGAGGTCGACGGCACCGCCGCCACCGTCACGATCATCGAGGCCTGACGACCGTCCGCCCCCCGAGACGCCGGGGGCCGGGTCGTCGACCGACGCCCGGCCCCCGCGCACCTGTGCCGGGCGGTCTCAGACGTCGTCGGGCAGCAGGTCGTACCAGGCGCCGTCGTCGACGATCTCGTTGTCGACCCCCGCGACCCCGTCCCGCCGGAAATGCCCGACCAGGCGGAAGCCGTTGCGCTCGGCGACGTGACGGCTGGCGGTGTTGTCCCAGGACGCACCGAGCTGCAGGCGGGTGCGGCCGAGCCCGCCGTCGGCGACCGGGGTGAACGCGTGCTCCCGCACCCTGCGTACGGCCGCGGTCACGACGCCGCGGCCACGCGCGTCGGGGTGCGCCCAGTAGCCGACCTCGCCGCCGCCCGGGCAGTACGGCCGGTCCATGCCGAACACCGTGACGTTGCCGAGCAGACGGTCGTCGTCCGGGTCGGCGATCGCCCAGGTCACGGCCTGCCCGAGCGACTCCTGCAGGCGGATCCGCTGCACGAACGCGCGCGCGTCGTCGAGGCCGTAGGGGTTCGCCAGGGTGGCGTTCCAGTGCCGGGCGCGGGGATCCGAGCAGGCCTCGACGATCCGGGGCAGGTCCGCGTCGGTGTGTGCGCGCAGCCGGATGCCGTCGCCCTCGAGCACCGGCACCGGCCACCACGTCGTCTCCGGAGTGCGACCGGAGACCGGACGGTCCGGGTCCGGGCGCAGCACCGCGTGCCAGGAGTCGGCGAGCCCGTCCCGCGTCGGGACCGCCATCGTCCGGGTGCCCTCGAACGTGAACCCGCAGGCGTGCGCGACCCGCCAGGACGGCCGGTTGCCCGCCATCGCCGACCAGTGCAGGACCGGGAGACCCATGTCGTCGAAGGCCCGGTCCGCGGCCAGCCGCAGCGCGCGCGTCATGAACCCACGCCCGCGCGCCCACCGGGACAGTCCGAACCCGACGTCCGGGGGCGGCCCGGTCCGCAGGTCGATCTGCCCGGCGAACCGGGGGACACCGTCGTCGTCGGGCGCCTCGATCACCCAGGCGACCGCGCTGCCGTCCCGACGTCCGGCCTCGGCGGCACGGATCCGGCTCAGGGCGTCGCCACGGTCGTAGGGGACCGGGACGCTGGTCCAGGCGATCGTCTCCGGGTCGCGCGCCCACGCGACGAGATCGTCGGCGTCCGACGCCCGGTGCGGGCGCAGCGTGACCACGCCGTCG is a window encoding:
- a CDS encoding GNAT family N-acetyltransferase; this translates as MTDIATPVAVPTPTDGVVTLRPHRASDADDLVAWARDPETIAWTSVPVPYDRGDALSRIRAAEAGRRDGSAVAWVIEAPDDDGVPRFAGQIDLRTGPPPDVGFGLSRWARGRGFMTRALRLAADRAFDDMGLPVLHWSAMAGNRPSWRVAHACGFTFEGTRTMAVPTRDGLADSWHAVLRPDPDRPVSGRTPETTWWPVPVLEGDGIRLRAHTDADLPRIVEACSDPRARHWNATLANPYGLDDARAFVQRIRLQESLGQAVTWAIADPDDDRLLGNVTVFGMDRPYCPGGGEVGYWAHPDARGRGVVTAAVRRVREHAFTPVADGGLGRTRLQLGASWDNTASRHVAERNGFRLVGHFRRDGVAGVDNEIVDDGAWYDLLPDDV